The Polyangium aurulentum genomic interval GCCGTTCAGCCCCTGGCGGATGAGCTCATCGGCGACACGCCACGTGTAGGATCGCGCCAGATCCGCGTCTTCACGCCCCGACAAGTCGCCAAGCTTCGTGCGGAGCTCGCGAGAAGGGCCCATCCGCGGCACGACCTCACCGATGCGCAATGGGAGAAGGTGGCGCCCATCGTGTCGCGCCCGCCAAAGCAGAGATCGGGGCGGATTCCAGCAGAGAGGGACATCATCAACGCCATTCGATGGATCCAGCGAACGGGTGCCTCGTGGGAAGCGATGCCGGACCGGTATCCGCCGCGTTCGACGTGCCAGGCGCACTTCCTCGCGTGGAAGCTGGATGGCACGTGGGCGAGGGTTTGTCGGGTGCTGGGCTGACCCTTCGGCATTCGACCCTGAGCCCTCCACGCTGGACAACACCCGATCACCGAGGCTGCCTCTGCACCCGGACGCCCGCATCCATGGCTCTTGACAGCGTCCGATCTGGCTCGGCATTACCTCCGCGCCCGGGCCCGCTCCCGCGCCCCGGCCCGTTCTCGATCGCGCTCCCCGTGCTCAAGGCCATCCAGAAGCTCTTGGGGCACATGACGATACCACGCGCTATGCCCGCCTGTCGCCCACCGTGGAGCGCCAGGCGGGCGCGCTCCTCGACGCGCCCGTCGCGGGATCCGGCAAAGTCCTTGATGCGGGGGTGGCGGAAACGCGGCCTCGAGCGCGGACAGTACGCTGACCTAGCGCCCAACAGAGAGCGAGACGTGAAAGGTCGCCCCTCGAGCCTCGTTCGGACGCACTCCAATCCGACCACCGTGGTTCTCTACGATGGTCTTGCAGATCGAGAGGCCCATCCCCATACCTCCCTGCTTGGTCGTATAGAAAGGGCTGAAGAGTCGCGCGGCCTCCTCCGGGCTCACGCCCGGACCGCTGTCCTTCACCTCGAGCACAAGGACATCTGGTTCGGTCAGGCGCGTTCGCACCAGGATTTCGTGGGGACCGGGGGCTACACCGCATGCCGCCTCGGACGCATTGACGACGAGGTTCACGATCACCTGTTGCAGCTGAACGCGGTCGCCGAGCACCGGGGGAAGCTGATCGGCGAGGTCCAGGCGGACCGCTGCGCCATTCCGCTGCACGCGGGTCCGTGTCAGCAGGACGACCTCTCGGATCGCCTCGTTGAGGTCGAGCGGCACGTGCGCTTCCCCTGAGCGTCCAAACAGGGCTCGGAGCCGACTGATCACGTTCTCCGCCCGCGTGACGTCGCGGGCGATAGAGCTCGCGGCCTCGCAAGCCTCTTGCGGATTCGCCGGGTCACGCTGGAGCCAGTTCACGCACGCGCTCGCATTGGCGCCGATCCCGGCGAGCGGCTGACTGATCTCGTGGGCGATCGCGGCTGCCATCTCGCCCAGACTCGACACCCGCGTGAGATCGGCGAGCGCTGCCTGCGTGCGCTGGAGGGCCTCCTCCGAACGTCTGACCTCCGTGACGTCCCGAATGGCGCCGACGTACTGTTCCTGCTCCGTCGAGTCGCCGGATACGCGATGGGCGGAGATGCTGACGTGCTTTACGAAGCCGTCCGGCATCATCAGCCGATACTCGACCTGCGGGCCTCCCACGAGGCTCGAGGGGTCGGCGACGAGCCCATCGAAGATGCTCAGGT includes:
- a CDS encoding transposase, which codes for MQLTPQFSVATWAEEENAKGHFCACGCGQRVHVLPMHRKSGIPKYIPEHRPTRYGAEIQALHAKSLMTATDLAKELRLQRKAVQPLADELIGDTPRVGSRQIRVFTPRQVAKLRAELARRAHPRHDLTDAQWEKVAPIVSRPPKQRSGRIPAERDIINAIRWIQRTGASWEAMPDRYPPRSTCQAHFLAWKLDGTWARVCRVLG